One part of the Loxodonta africana isolate mLoxAfr1 chromosome 13, mLoxAfr1.hap2, whole genome shotgun sequence genome encodes these proteins:
- the POU4F2 gene encoding POU domain, class 4, transcription factor 2 isoform X2 produces the protein MMSLNSKQAFSMPHGGSLHVEPKYSALHSGSEAMRRACLPAPQLQSNIFGGLDESLLARAEALAAVDIVSQSKSHHHHPPHHSPFKPDATYHTMNTIPCTSAASSSSVPISHPSALAGTHHHHHHHHHHHHQPHQALEGELLEHLSPGLALGAMAGPDGTVVSTPAHAPHMATMNPMHQAALSMAHAHGLPSHMGCMSDVDADPRDLEAFAERFKQRRIKLGVTQADVGSALANLKIPGVGSLSQSTICRFESLTLSHNNMIALKPILQAWLEEAEKSHREKLTKPELFNGAEKKRKRTSIAAPEKRSLEAYFAIQPRPSSEKIAAIAEKLDLKKNVVRVWFCNQRQKQKRMKYSAGI, from the exons ATGATGTCCCTGAACAGTAAGCAGGCGTTCAGCATGCCGCACGGCGGCAGCCTGCACGTGGAGCCCAAGTACTCGGCACTTCACAGT ggctcCGAGGCGATGCGGAGAGCGTGTCTTCCAGCCCC GCAATTGCAGAGCAATATATTCGGCGGGCTGGATGAGAGTCTGCTGGCCCGCGCCGAGGCTCTGGCGGCCGTGGACATCGTCTCCCAGAGCAagagccaccaccaccacccgccCCACCACAGCCCCTTCAAACCGGACGCCACCTACCACACGATGAACACCATCCCGTGCACGTCGGCCGCTTCCTCTTCGTCGGTGCCCATCTCGCACCCGTCCGCGCTAGCCGGCacgcaccaccaccaccaccaccatcaccaccaccaccaccagccgcACCAGGCACTCGAGGGCGAGCTGCTGGAGCACCTGAGCCCTGGGCTGGCCCTGGGCGCCATGGCAGGCCCCGACGGCACCGTGGTGTCCACGCCGGCGCACGCGCCGCACATGGCCACGATGAACCCCATGCACCAAGCAGCGCTCAGCATGGCCCACGCGCATGGGCTGCCCTCGCACATGGGCTGCATGAGCGACGTGGACGCCGACCCTCGGGACCTGGAGGCGTTCGCCGAGCGCTTCAAGCAGCGACGCATCAAGCTGGGGGTGACCCAGGCCGACGTGGGCTCCGCGTTGGCTAACCTCAAGATCCCCGGCGTGGGCTCGCTTAGTCAGAGCACCATCTGCAGGTTCGAGTCCCTCACGCTGTCGCACAACAACATGATCGCTCTCAAGCCCATCCTGCAAGCTTGGCTCGAGGAGGCCGAGAAGTCCCACCGCGAGAAGCTCACCAAACCTGAGCTCTTCAACGGCGCGGAGAAGAAGCGCAAGCGTACATCCATCGCGGCTCCCGAAAAGCGTTCGCTTGAAGCCTACTTTGCCATCCAGCCGCGGCCCTCCTCGGAGAAGATCGCTGCCATCGCGGAGAAGCTGGACCTTAAGAAAAACGTGGTGCGCGTCTGGTTCTGCAACCAGAGGCAGAaacagaaaaggatgaaatattcCGCGGGCATTTAG
- the POU4F2 gene encoding POU domain, class 4, transcription factor 2 isoform X1: MMMMSLNSKQAFSMPHGGSLHVEPKYSALHSASPGSSAPAAPAASSPSNSSNAGGGGGGSGGGGGRSSSASSSASSGGGGGSEAMRRACLPAPPSNIFGGLDESLLARAEALAAVDIVSQSKSHHHHPPHHSPFKPDATYHTMNTIPCTSAASSSSVPISHPSALAGTHHHHHHHHHHHHQPHQALEGELLEHLSPGLALGAMAGPDGTVVSTPAHAPHMATMNPMHQAALSMAHAHGLPSHMGCMSDVDADPRDLEAFAERFKQRRIKLGVTQADVGSALANLKIPGVGSLSQSTICRFESLTLSHNNMIALKPILQAWLEEAEKSHREKLTKPELFNGAEKKRKRTSIAAPEKRSLEAYFAIQPRPSSEKIAAIAEKLDLKKNVVRVWFCNQRQKQKRMKYSAGI, translated from the exons ATGATGATGATGTCCCTGAACAGTAAGCAGGCGTTCAGCATGCCGCACGGCGGCAGCCTGCACGTGGAGCCCAAGTACTCGGCACTTCACAGTGCCTCGCCCGGTTCCTCCGCGCCCGCGGCGCCCGCGGCCAGCTCCCCTAGCAACTCGAGCAATGctggcggcggtggcggcggtaGCGGAGGTGGAGGCGGCAGGAGCAGCAGCGCCAGTAGCAGCGccagcagcggcggcggcgggggctcCGAGGCGATGCGGAGAGCGTGTCTTCCAGCCCCACCG AGCAATATATTCGGCGGGCTGGATGAGAGTCTGCTGGCCCGCGCCGAGGCTCTGGCGGCCGTGGACATCGTCTCCCAGAGCAagagccaccaccaccacccgccCCACCACAGCCCCTTCAAACCGGACGCCACCTACCACACGATGAACACCATCCCGTGCACGTCGGCCGCTTCCTCTTCGTCGGTGCCCATCTCGCACCCGTCCGCGCTAGCCGGCacgcaccaccaccaccaccaccatcaccaccaccaccaccagccgcACCAGGCACTCGAGGGCGAGCTGCTGGAGCACCTGAGCCCTGGGCTGGCCCTGGGCGCCATGGCAGGCCCCGACGGCACCGTGGTGTCCACGCCGGCGCACGCGCCGCACATGGCCACGATGAACCCCATGCACCAAGCAGCGCTCAGCATGGCCCACGCGCATGGGCTGCCCTCGCACATGGGCTGCATGAGCGACGTGGACGCCGACCCTCGGGACCTGGAGGCGTTCGCCGAGCGCTTCAAGCAGCGACGCATCAAGCTGGGGGTGACCCAGGCCGACGTGGGCTCCGCGTTGGCTAACCTCAAGATCCCCGGCGTGGGCTCGCTTAGTCAGAGCACCATCTGCAGGTTCGAGTCCCTCACGCTGTCGCACAACAACATGATCGCTCTCAAGCCCATCCTGCAAGCTTGGCTCGAGGAGGCCGAGAAGTCCCACCGCGAGAAGCTCACCAAACCTGAGCTCTTCAACGGCGCGGAGAAGAAGCGCAAGCGTACATCCATCGCGGCTCCCGAAAAGCGTTCGCTTGAAGCCTACTTTGCCATCCAGCCGCGGCCCTCCTCGGAGAAGATCGCTGCCATCGCGGAGAAGCTGGACCTTAAGAAAAACGTGGTGCGCGTCTGGTTCTGCAACCAGAGGCAGAaacagaaaaggatgaaatattcCGCGGGCATTTAG